A region of Vicugna pacos chromosome 7, VicPac4, whole genome shotgun sequence DNA encodes the following proteins:
- the LRRC61 gene encoding leucine-rich repeat-containing protein 61 isoform X4, which yields MEPRGEKPGEADGVRVTPQLLKSRSGEFALESILLLKLRGLGLVDLGCLGECLGLEWLDLSGNALTQLGPLASLRQLAVLNVANNRLTGLEPLAACENLQSLNVAGNLLAGPGQLQCLAGLRGLECLRLRDPLARLSNPLCASPTYGAAVRELLPGLKAIDGERVSGRGSDFYQLCRDLDSSLRPSSGPGPRAREAQPWVEPGYWESWPTPSSAILEEACRQFQATLQECRDLDRQAGDSLAQAERVLGPAGTTSSFVF from the coding sequence ATGGAGCCTCGGGGGGAGAAGCCAGGTGAGGCTGATGGGGTGCGCGTCACACCCCAGCTGCTCAAGTCGCGCTCGGGCGAGTTCGCCCTGGAGTCCATCCTGCTGCTGAAGCTGCGGGGCCTGGGGCTGGTGGACCTGGGCTGCCTGGGGGAGTGCCTAGGCCTCGAGTGGCTGGACCTGTCGGGCAACGCTCTCACCCAGCTGGGCCCGCTGGCCTCCCTGCGCCAGCTGGCCGTGCTCAACGTCGCCAACAACCGGCTGACGGGGCTGGAGCCCCTGGCCGCCTGTGAGAACCTGCAGAGCCTCAACGTGGCCGGCAACCTGCTGGccggccccgggcagctgcagtGTCTGGCGGGGCTGCGGGGCCTCGAGTGCCTGCGGCTCCGCGACCCGCTGGCCCGGCTCAGCAACCCGCTCTGCGCCAGCCCCACCTACGGGGCTGCAGTCCGGGAGCTGCTGCCCGGCCTGAAGGCCATCGATGGCGAGCGCGTGAGCGGGCGCGGCAGTGACTTCTACCAGCTGTGCCGGGACCTGGACAGCTCCCTGCGCCCCAGCTCGGGCCCCGGCCCCCGAGCCCGGGAGGCCCAGCCCTGGGTAGAGCCCGGGTACTGGGAGTCCTGGCCCACCCCCAGCAGCGCCATCCTAGAGGAGGCCTGCCGGCAGTTCCAGGCCACCCTACAGGAGTGCCGCGACCTGGACCGCCAGGCCGGGGACAGCCTGGCCCAGGCTGAGCGGGTGCTCGGCCCTGCAGGCACCACCTCCTCCTTTGTCTTTTGA